Sequence from the Orcinus orca chromosome 11, mOrcOrc1.1, whole genome shotgun sequence genome:
CTTTAAATTAAATTTGGAGAAGGCATGGGAGATGAGTGAGTGGAAATGATTGTATTTACATCTGTATCTTCTTACCTAACTAGACATGTAATAGATAGGTAAACAATATTATATACTATTTGTCAGACACTTTGTGAAGACTTTTAAATTCATTGTCAAGTTTAAATCTCACAGCAAACTTTTATGATGGGAATTGTCATTGACATTTTACAATGAGAAAACTGTGATTTACAGAAGTACATAAGGCAAGTTCACATAGAGAGTACCTGGTAGGAGGGAGGCAGTCTGACTCAAGAACTTATGCACTTGATCATTATATTTTGTGGCTTAGCACATGGCTATATGCAGATTTCAACTTATATCAAAACATGATACCAATTTTTGAATGGAGAATGTATAAATTACACAAAGGCTGCAATGGAAAAAAAGTTATGTCCCAGATAAAAATATTCTTGTCATGCATGGGTCTTAAATAGCTTAGGCTTTCAAATTCCTCCATATctgccagtttttgttttttaggatgATAAAATACACAATCAGAAAATTTGTATGGGTACAAGTACCAGCTAAGTACTCCTAAACCAATAAGTTAAACTGGTACTTAACCTTCTACTCATAAAAATATAGAGTAAGATATTAAGAATGAACTCTAAAACTAATAGTGTTCGGATGAGCATATACATTAGAAAGTTTTTATTTGTATCTGGAAAGATACATGtctatattttcctttactcTGGAAAGGAAATTATAGAATCAGACAGATACAAAtatgtattgttttttaaattttgtttctttggctagagctatattttaataaagtataaaGGTACAAGAGGCTGCTCTATTTCACAGTGGTGGGGGTGGAAACTAACAAGATACAGGAAAATTTTCTTATATTCAAGTCCATAACTGATATGATTAAAATAGCTGACAGTTACTGAATGCTTACTTACATGTAAGAAGCTGTCacaagaagattttttttaaaatatcatttaattttaactATTAAATGGGAACTAGCTTtatccagatgaggaaacagaactgTTAAATGTTGGATCTAGAATTTAAACCCAGGTAGACTGGCTCTAGATCCCACAATTCATGCAGCACAATTTTAGGAAAAGATTCCTTTACCTCCCAGTGTATTTAACATATTTCAGGTTTCCTCTCTCTTCagtagaaaatatacatataattttctctttgaattatttTAGAGATGTACAGTATATGATGATCTATTTATAATCACACTGACTTAATGgtcttataaatgaaataaatgcctTAGGTTCATGTGatcaatatatatgaattatgtcTTTAGTGCCTAGTTTTCCTTTCAAAAGAAGACTGAAAGATAAACTCTACTGTAATTTGTTTCCTTGCACCATCTAGTGGATTTAAATGACAACTGCGGCAGTAGTATAAAtgattgtaagtcaattatatgtCAAATTTTCAAACGTATCCGTCAAACGTATCCGGAGAACTAGTCCTAAAACTGTACTTCAGATCATTACCACAAATGTGCAGTTGTCATTTGCCTTTTTCAAGACGGAATCGATTAAGCATGGACAAAGAATTCATTAGCGAGTGTTTAAATCtgcaaaaaaattaacataaaacagCCTCCTTATCATCTTTTTACAATTAAAGGTAATGACAGTTGATAGGTTTTAGTTCTTCCCATTCGTTTTCCTAAAACTCCAAGGCTTTCCAGGCAGCTGCGCGTAGGGAGGAACCCGGCGAGTCTGCGCGGGGCCAATGCGCAGGCGTGGTGAGGAGCGGAAGTGGGGAGGCGGGGCTAAACCCGGACCAGCAAGCGGAAGAGGCCGGGGTAGCGGAGAGAGGCTCCGAGACCGTTTGGCGGCGGTGAGTCTGGGGCCAGCCCGAGCTGAAAGTCCCAGATCCGGGGAGACGCCAAAAGAAACGGAGATACCTGGGGTTCCGGAGCAGTCGCTGCTGATTGCTGCAGCTGCCTTGCCGCTGCCACCGCGACGCCTCCGCCCTCCCTGCTGAAGACGCGGCCCTGACAGGCCTGTAGGCCTAGGCGCGGCCGGCCGAGCCCGACGTGTTGCCGCCCGTGCAGCTGTGAGTAATCCGAGCGCCCTCTCCACGGTCGTGTACAGATTAAAATGGAGGAAATTTCGTTGGCTAACCTGGATACTAACAAGCTAGAGGCCATCGCTCAGGAGATATACGTAGACCTAATAGAGGATTCCTGTTTGGGCTTCTGCTTTGAGGTGCACCGGGCAGTCAAGTGTGGCTACTTCTACCTGGAATTCGCAGAGACTGGTAGCGTGAAGGATTTTGGCATTCAGCCAGTGGAAGATAAAGGAGCGTGTCGCCTTCCGCTTTGCTCCCTTCCTGGAGAATCTGGGAATGGGCCTGATCAGCAGCTGCAACGCTCACCTCCGGAATTCCAGTAGCTGCAACATGAGAGTCTGAGGGTGACCAGGACAATAACATAGACCAGTCCTGTGGTTTTGAGAAGTTAGGtagctaagttaaaaaaaaaaaaaaaaaaaaaaaatcagacaaaagtCCCAGTTCCCATTGAAGAACCTAGCCTTTAAAAACTTGGAGTGGAGAATTTAGGAAATCGGATCCTTGTTTAAGTTTATTACCTTTGGATCAGCTTTGAAATCCTGGACAGGAGGAGCTGTGCTGTgcatcctgcaagccacgcagtggTTGATTTCTAAACATACCAGAAAGTGCACAAGAACCCTGTACTGTCCCCAGTGCACAGGTGAGCATCTGTGTGCTCAGCATATAAAGTTCTTTGGTTCCTCAGCCTTTCTGTCTGCCTGATGTCAAGGGCTTTCTGGATAACTGACCGTTTGGACATAACTGATGGTCAGGCCTTAATTGTTGGGCCTCACTGGGACTGCACCTCTGATCTCAGAGCCTCTGATTTGGGCTTCTCCAAGACAAATGAAAGTCAGTTATGAGATCTGGATATTAATCATTCCAATCTGGGAAAGCCAAGAAAAAGAATTCCCAGCTGAATCTGGTAGGAGAAGCTCTGTGGTCTTGATGCCAACAAGAAGAAAAGATCAAAGCCACCAGTTTCCCAAAGGTCCAGCATTTAACAGTGACTTCAGCGGAGTTGGGAACATGGGCTAGCGTTTTGCTGAACAAAGCCCTGTTTCTTGCAACCCACCTGGTGGCATAGGCTTAGCAGATGAATAACTTGGTTATCCAGGCAGGCTGAGGATTAAGTTATGATCCCTTGGGGAGGTAGCAGGCCCTTCTGCGACTATGCACGATCTTTCAGACTGCAGGATTCATATCTGGATGTATTATGCTGTGGACAACAGTTCGTTGGGGCGTTTTCCTACTCTGAGTTACTCATGACCTAGCCAGTCCATGGGTCTGACTTGGTTATTGTGCCAGGTCACTACCTGCCTCCCATTTTCGGGGCAGGAGTGAACTATGGAAGAGCATCATGGCTGTGCAGGAGGCTGTGGTTTGAAAGCTAAGCCCAGAGGGGACCTTTTTCAGCTGCACTCACTAATGTGAATGGGTTAGTGCTAGGAGCCAAGGAGCAGGACTGGGTCAACTCTCATCTGACTGTGCAGCATCCTATTGAACGCCCCTGTTCCTTGGGTTGGGCAGTCAGAGCTCCGTTGCAGTGAACATCTAGACTGTCACCACCTTCTCTGCCCCTCCCGAAGGGCAGCCCTTTCCACTCAGTTCCCTTTGGACCTCTTAACAAGAGCTGTCCTTTTGTTGGAAGTCAGGAAATGGCCCCCAGAAACCCTCTGGTTTTAGGAAATGGGATAGGGGAGGATAGGAAGTGTGAGCTGGGTATCAAAACTACCCTCCACTTGACTCCCTGATTGAAGTTTATGAAGTGTATAGGGGTGGGAGCCCCAAGGTGAGCGGTGCtgctttatttgaaatgttttcttacCTCATTCTGTGCCCCAGTAAGGGGCCCAGCCTTCTTTTTCTGGCTTGGCCCCTGTTCCTCCAGTCCCCTGCTCCATGCCTATCTGGTGCAGCTCATCACCCCGGGTGCTGCCTGCCGCTCTACATTCACGCTGACCagtttcagtttctctctcttgATGCTCCTACTTCTGAAGCCTGCCCAGTTTCCCTTTCCTTGGCTTCTcttaagtttgttttgttttgttttcttgtttttgagagAGAGTCAGAGCAGAATCTTTCTTATGGCTCCCTCTATTGGGATTAGGATGGGAAGAGAAAGTAATTTTTTGTATATGAAAAGCAGTGTCATGCCTAAGCATTTCTTCTGTAGGACTGCCTTGCTGGTATGCCTTCCTGCTGTGTCTTACTTCCTGAGGAGTTACATCTTCCCACCTCCACTTGGATACTGCCCCTTAGGACCTAAGCAGAAAAGCAGTAAAGGCTGAGTGACACAGGGACAGAGTAGGTTCTGATCCATTTTCTCTAACCCTTGCTGTGCATGTATCCTTCCTTATCCCAGAAGGAACTTTTTGGACTGTATGGACTGATTCGGGTTACATACTCTAGAGGGTTAAGGGAAGCATAGTAATAGGGCCTCAAGACTGTTTATTATTGCATTCTCCCTCTAGAGTTATCCCGCTCAGGGTGAGGGCCTAGCTACAGATTGGTCTTCAATCCAAGAGTTGTAATAACTGCTTAAAAAGTCAAACCTTGGCAAGAACTGAAATAATTTTGGGTTATCTGCCCTTGCCTTTTTTAGAGACATCTCCTTCTGAGGGGAtgcagaaggaaaggagggtctAAGTGAGACTCTGGCCTACTTAAAGATAATATCTGGGAAACAGGCTGAAGGTAAGGCCATGGTCCACTCCTCCTTCAGAGAGGGAGCTCAGATTGTGACATTACTGTTTCCTTGGTCTTTTCTCCTGGTTAGAGGAGGGAGAAGTGGAAATAGTTTTGAGTAATGGTTGGTTCATATTACCTCCCTCttggtttgtgtttttgtttttttgctcccCATTATTAGGGCAGTAGCCCCCCGTCCTGGTTGGGTATGAGGTGGGCTAGGTCCAACAGGTGCCCTGAGGGGACAAACTAACTCTTCTTTTTGGGGGAGAGAATGCTCCCTACCATATAGTTAGCAGTGGTTAGGAATTCTCCCTTTCCCTATCTTTCCTCTTAACAGCAGAATTCCTGTCCTGATCTCCTCAATTAAGTGTATTGATCACCCTGTAATTCTATTATgtatctgagtgtgtgtgtgtatgggggggaaGGGGTTCTTTACAAATTTCTGTGGTTTGTGGCTTTTTCTTCCATACATTAGTTCACACCACCGCATGCCCAGGGGCCATTGCCTGGCATTATCGCATGCTGGGATCATTGGGGAAGTGTAGTGAAGCGCACCATTGTCCTTTGTTTTGGAGAGCCTTATTTTTGCATAAGTAGTCCATCCTATACAGGTTGCTAACTAA
This genomic interval carries:
- the ATXN7L3B gene encoding ataxin-7-like protein 3B — translated: MEEISLANLDTNKLEAIAQEIYVDLIEDSCLGFCFEVHRAVKCGYFYLEFAETGSVKDFGIQPVEDKGACRLPLCSLPGESGNGPDQQLQRSPPEFQ